Proteins from a single region of Caloramator sp. E03:
- a CDS encoding flagellar hook-length control protein FliK, which yields MYIKNIEQLLNNNLSFITSIKKGSILYGKALADNELGNIIKLTDGTMLPAIFIEDNIEYNSFSKFEIVHINKNTLVLKQLANTQEPFKEDSINKIIKNLNIPSKDAKNIALTLLKFGLPASNENILEIYKNFKVLNSLNKDTINSQIQNEIVSLKSEITDEKIKEVLHKLEEIDINFLSFLRENDFEIDIENIIKIKYFADTFNEFNDFINFIDKNSSYSKRNFENVNIFFNKLVSSIKHYYLKQDFHFLSLSNALDIVNKDSNIYESLNTDFLKLLNHNLPILKQLNNMYNIFFFNGYYQNEIFKNSLIIKKKYKNSNAFDLNNTKIFISIDTPNLGTVESYIAKKNSFLSVKLKVGSNFTNLFNRKVSTLKENLARLGYNFIDISVEKLQQKNTLVYLSDFFNEFTFKELDVKV from the coding sequence ATGTATATAAAAAATATTGAACAACTATTAAATAACAATTTATCATTTATTACAAGTATAAAAAAAGGCAGCATACTTTATGGTAAAGCTTTAGCTGATAATGAATTAGGTAACATAATAAAACTTACGGACGGTACTATGCTGCCTGCTATATTTATTGAGGATAATATAGAATATAATTCTTTTTCAAAATTTGAAATTGTTCATATAAATAAAAATACCTTGGTTTTAAAGCAATTGGCAAATACACAGGAACCTTTCAAGGAAGATTCTATTAATAAAATAATAAAAAATTTAAACATACCTTCAAAAGATGCCAAAAATATAGCCTTAACGTTATTAAAATTTGGCTTACCAGCAAGTAATGAAAACATACTCGAAATATATAAAAATTTTAAAGTACTAAACTCATTAAACAAAGATACTATAAATTCACAAATTCAAAATGAAATTGTTAGCTTAAAATCTGAAATTACAGATGAAAAAATTAAAGAAGTATTGCATAAATTAGAAGAAATTGATATAAATTTCCTATCATTTTTAAGAGAAAATGATTTTGAAATAGATATAGAAAATATAATTAAAATAAAATATTTTGCTGATACATTCAATGAATTTAATGATTTTATAAATTTTATTGATAAAAATAGTTCATATTCTAAAAGAAACTTTGAAAATGTAAATATTTTTTTTAATAAATTAGTATCCTCTATTAAGCATTATTATTTAAAACAAGATTTCCACTTTTTATCCCTTTCAAATGCACTTGATATTGTAAATAAAGATTCAAATATATATGAAAGTTTAAATACTGATTTTTTAAAATTGCTAAATCATAATTTACCTATTTTAAAGCAGTTAAATAATATGTATAATATATTTTTTTTCAATGGTTACTATCAAAATGAAATATTTAAAAACAGCTTAATTATAAAAAAGAAATACAAAAACTCTAATGCTTTTGATTTAAACAATACTAAAATATTTATTTCAATTGATACTCCTAATTTAGGCACAGTTGAAAGTTATATTGCTAAAAAAAATTCTTTTTTATCTGTAAAATTAAAAGTTGGAAGTAACTTTACTAATCTTTTTAATCGCAAAGTTTCAACTCTTAAAGAAAACTTAGCAAGGTTAGGATATAACTTTATAGACATATCTGTAGAAAAGTTACAACAAAAAAATACTTTAGTATATTTATCAGATTTTTTTAATGAATTCACATTTAAAGAATTGGATGTGAAAGTATGA
- a CDS encoding [Fe-Fe] hydrogenase large subunit C-terminal domain-containing protein: MINDYINIFRELVKAYNEGNLKEKYNQLIENAKDDNAKKYVFAAMGLDYIENASFEDIKKAMDMKKMKGKIVVRVGNCGTRCIDEDGLTSCQKSCPFNAIDVLLDKNTVVINDKCTDCGNCIAACDIGNLIDKIEFLPLAEYLNSKEDVYAIVAPAYIGQFGKDVTPGKLRKALKAIGFKDMIEVALFADILTLKEAVEFNKHVHRQKDFMITSCCCPMWVAMIKKLYADLVPHVAPSVSPMIANGRTIKKLYNNAKVVFIGPCVAKKAEAKEKDISDAVDFVLTFKELKEIFDILKIKPEDFCEDEGEHASRAGRIYAYTGGVSRAVYDTVNKLFPDRSIKVKAVQGNGVKECKEMLQRILNGEIDANFLEGMGCVGGCVGGPKAILNKDEGKENVKKYGSSTDMITPIDNPCVYNILNQLGIDNILDIADEEKGQIFERNF, from the coding sequence GTGATAAATGATTATATTAATATATTTCGTGAGTTAGTAAAGGCATATAACGAAGGCAATTTAAAAGAGAAATATAATCAGCTTATAGAAAATGCTAAAGATGATAATGCAAAAAAATATGTTTTTGCAGCAATGGGTTTAGATTATATAGAAAACGCTTCCTTTGAGGATATTAAAAAAGCAATGGATATGAAAAAAATGAAAGGTAAGATAGTAGTAAGAGTAGGCAACTGTGGAACTAGATGTATAGATGAGGATGGATTAACTTCATGTCAAAAATCATGTCCGTTTAATGCTATTGATGTATTACTTGATAAGAATACTGTTGTTATAAATGATAAATGTACTGATTGCGGTAACTGTATAGCTGCCTGTGATATAGGAAATTTAATCGATAAAATTGAGTTTTTACCATTAGCTGAATATCTTAATAGTAAAGAGGATGTATATGCAATTGTTGCCCCAGCATACATTGGACAGTTTGGGAAGGATGTAACCCCTGGAAAATTAAGAAAGGCTTTAAAAGCCATAGGTTTTAAAGACATGATTGAAGTTGCATTATTTGCTGATATATTAACGCTTAAGGAAGCTGTTGAATTTAATAAGCATGTACATAGACAGAAGGATTTCATGATTACAAGCTGCTGCTGTCCAATGTGGGTTGCAATGATTAAAAAGTTATATGCTGACCTTGTTCCTCATGTAGCACCATCAGTTTCACCGATGATTGCTAATGGACGTACTATAAAAAAATTATATAATAATGCAAAGGTAGTATTTATAGGCCCATGTGTTGCCAAAAAAGCCGAAGCTAAGGAAAAAGATATTAGTGATGCGGTGGATTTTGTATTAACATTTAAAGAGCTTAAGGAGATATTTGATATATTAAAAATAAAACCTGAAGATTTTTGTGAAGATGAGGGTGAGCATGCATCAAGAGCAGGAAGAATATATGCATATACAGGAGGAGTAAGCAGAGCAGTTTATGATACTGTAAATAAACTTTTCCCAGATAGAAGTATAAAAGTAAAAGCAGTTCAAGGGAATGGAGTTAAGGAATGTAAAGAAATGCTTCAGAGAATATTGAATGGTGAGATTGATGCAAATTTTTTGGAAGGTATGGGCTGTGTTGGAGGATGTGTTGGGGGGCCAAAGGCAATATTAAACAAAGATGAAGGAAAAGAAAATGTGAAAAAATATGGAAGTTCAACAGATATGATAACTCCTATTGATAACCCTTGTGTATATAATATACTAAACCAACTGGGTATTGATAATATATTAGATATTGCTGACGAGGAAAAAGGACAAATATTTGAAAGGAATTTTTAA
- a CDS encoding J domain-containing protein, which translates to MRNPYEVLGVKEGATKEEIKQAYRELVKKYHPDKYADNPLRELAEEKMREINEAYDYLMRNEAGSYNSTSENYRYRSYNENNYDDFNRVRTFIEMNNIRAAEEELSRIRVRNAEWYYLRGIIYMKKGWYSEGYEDLQRAVLMDPTNIEYKQTLNRFMEANRNYRSYSYKQRGGADPDLCSICTCLFCSDQCCECMGGDLINCC; encoded by the coding sequence GTGAGAAATCCTTATGAAGTATTAGGGGTAAAGGAAGGAGCTACAAAAGAAGAAATAAAACAGGCATATAGAGAACTTGTAAAGAAATATCATCCTGATAAGTATGCAGATAATCCTTTAAGAGAACTTGCAGAAGAAAAGATGAGGGAAATAAATGAAGCTTATGATTATCTTATGAGAAACGAAGCAGGAAGTTACAATAGTACAAGTGAAAATTATAGATATAGAAGTTATAATGAAAATAATTATGATGATTTTAATAGAGTTAGAACTTTTATAGAAATGAACAATATAAGGGCTGCAGAGGAAGAATTATCACGAATAAGGGTAAGAAATGCAGAATGGTATTATTTAAGAGGAATAATATATATGAAAAAAGGATGGTATAGTGAAGGATACGAAGATTTACAAAGGGCTGTACTTATGGATCCTACAAATATCGAATATAAACAGACTCTAAATAGGTTCATGGAAGCTAATAGAAATTATAGAAGCTATTCATATAAACAAAGAGGAGGGGCAGATCCTGATCTTTGTTCTATTTGTACATGCCTTTTTTGTAGTGACCAGTGCTGTGAATGTATGGGTGGGGATTTAATAAACTGTTGTTAG
- a CDS encoding metallophosphoesterase — protein MALFAIGDLHLSFGTEKPMDVFGDLWYEHYKKIEYNWNSKIKKEDFILIPGDISWGMKFNEALPDLEFIHNLNGKKILIKGNHDYWWNSIKKLNSLYDDMYFIQNTYTKYEDYGICGTRGWINLNGEEHDEKIYNRELLRLKMSLDLAIKDGMTKIIVMLHYPPITKISKSSEYINLMLNYPVEKVVYGHIHSDSKEFCINGLYKGIEFICVSSDIINFNPLRIL, from the coding sequence ATGGCTTTATTTGCAATAGGAGATTTACACCTATCCTTTGGTACAGAAAAGCCTATGGATGTTTTCGGTGATTTGTGGTATGAACATTATAAAAAAATAGAGTATAACTGGAATAGCAAAATAAAAAAAGAAGATTTCATTCTAATACCTGGTGATATATCATGGGGTATGAAATTTAATGAAGCTCTCCCTGATCTTGAATTTATACATAATCTAAATGGTAAGAAAATATTAATAAAGGGGAACCATGATTATTGGTGGAATTCAATAAAGAAGTTAAATAGCCTTTATGATGATATGTATTTTATACAAAATACATATACAAAATATGAAGATTATGGAATATGTGGTACAAGAGGATGGATTAATTTAAACGGTGAGGAACATGATGAGAAAATTTATAATAGAGAGCTATTAAGATTAAAAATGTCCCTTGATTTGGCAATAAAAGATGGAATGACTAAAATAATTGTTATGCTTCACTATCCTCCTATAACAAAGATTTCCAAAAGCAGTGAATATATTAATCTTATGCTAAACTATCCTGTAGAAAAGGTTGTGTATGGTCATATTCATAGTGATTCAAAGGAATTTTGCATAAATGGGCTATATAAGGGAATTGAGTTTATATGTGTCTCCAGTGATATTATAAATTTTAATCCTCTAAGGATATTATGA
- a CDS encoding DUF2225 domain-containing protein: MDRIFSGLENLGFNDLKNVNIYSNENTEETANIKNKETKIQDYLYDKTYSCPVCGNIFKEKTVKIGKARLVSKDTDLMPKYENINPLLYDVIVCQRCGYSALIKYFDKLKQNQAELIRKNITPKFKPRMYPEVFDLETGIERYKLALLNAVVKNAKNSEKAYICLKIAWLYRLKENKEEENKFIEQAFIGFKEAYEKESFPICGMDRFTLMYLLGELARRLGDNHEALLWFSKVIVTPNVNPRLKELARDQKDLIKSI, encoded by the coding sequence ATGGACAGAATATTTTCAGGACTTGAAAACCTTGGTTTTAATGATTTAAAAAATGTAAATATTTACAGCAATGAAAATACGGAAGAAACAGCTAATATTAAAAACAAAGAAACAAAAATTCAAGATTATTTATATGATAAAACGTATAGTTGTCCTGTATGTGGAAATATTTTTAAAGAGAAAACTGTTAAAATTGGAAAAGCGAGATTAGTTTCTAAAGATACTGACTTAATGCCAAAATATGAAAATATTAACCCTCTACTATATGATGTAATAGTATGCCAAAGATGCGGTTATTCAGCACTTATAAAATATTTTGATAAACTAAAACAAAATCAGGCCGAACTTATAAGAAAAAATATAACTCCAAAGTTTAAACCAAGAATGTATCCAGAAGTTTTCGACTTAGAAACTGGAATAGAAAGATATAAACTTGCTCTTTTAAACGCTGTTGTAAAAAATGCTAAAAATAGTGAAAAAGCATATATATGTCTTAAAATTGCATGGCTTTATAGATTAAAAGAAAATAAAGAAGAAGAAAACAAATTTATTGAACAAGCCTTCATAGGTTTTAAAGAAGCCTATGAAAAGGAGTCCTTTCCTATATGCGGGATGGACAGATTTACTCTTATGTATCTTTTAGGTGAGCTTGCAAGAAGACTTGGAGATAATCATGAAGCTCTCCTTTGGTTTAGTAAAGTAATTGTAACTCCTAATGTTAATCCAAGGCTGAAAGAACTTGCAAGGGATCAAAAAGATTTAATAAAAAGCATTTAA
- a CDS encoding AEC family transporter, with translation MNTLKIVEQVLALFFMMIIGYIARKAKIISGDMNRGLSEILLKVTLPCLIISSFNVSYSKDTASNAFTLLLYSLIIHICLFFVSNIFYNRYPKSVQSVLRYGTIFSNCGYMGIPVIESIYGKTGIFYTSIFNIPFNILIWILGVYLFLGKSDLKTLRKAIINPGLISTILGVIMFIFSLKLPNILMKTFEGVGSITTPLSMILIGSMIAEIPLKELFLSKSIYYFSFIRLILIPVSILYILNFFKADGMLLSIPVLITAMPAAANTPVFAEIYGGDTVIASKCVLISTLISIITIPLIIFLIQ, from the coding sequence ATGAATACTTTAAAAATTGTGGAACAAGTTTTGGCTCTTTTTTTTATGATGATTATTGGATATATAGCAAGGAAAGCTAAAATAATTAGCGGAGACATGAATAGAGGCTTATCTGAAATTCTTTTAAAAGTAACCCTACCATGCCTTATAATATCATCTTTTAATGTGTCCTATTCAAAGGATACTGCATCAAATGCATTTACATTATTATTGTATTCATTAATAATTCATATTTGTCTATTTTTTGTAAGTAATATATTTTATAACAGATATCCAAAATCCGTCCAAAGTGTATTAAGATATGGTACTATTTTTTCTAATTGTGGATATATGGGTATCCCAGTGATTGAGAGTATATATGGAAAAACTGGTATATTTTATACATCAATATTTAACATACCCTTTAATATTTTAATATGGATTTTAGGTGTTTATCTTTTTTTAGGTAAAAGTGATTTAAAGACTTTAAGAAAGGCAATAATAAATCCAGGACTTATTTCAACCATTTTAGGGGTTATAATGTTTATATTTTCATTAAAACTTCCTAATATCTTAATGAAAACCTTTGAAGGCGTTGGCTCAATAACAACACCATTATCTATGATATTAATAGGTTCAATGATTGCGGAAATTCCTTTAAAAGAACTTTTTTTAAGCAAAAGCATATATTATTTTTCATTTATAAGGCTTATTTTAATTCCTGTTTCTATATTGTATATTCTTAATTTTTTTAAAGCTGATGGTATGCTTCTTAGTATTCCGGTATTAATAACAGCAATGCCAGCTGCAGCGAATACTCCTGTTTTTGCAGAAATATACGGTGGCGATACTGTTATAGCTTCAAAATGTGTACTAATTTCAACTCTTATATCTATAATTACTATTCCTTTAATTATTTTTTTAATACAATGA
- a CDS encoding class IV adenylate cyclase, with amino-acid sequence MKEIEVKVLGIDIEKTKKDIISLGGNLIKKEYQENFYYKLPDNVNETKGYIRIRKIHNLLNNSHKTVLCVKKLLFQGKYRSCEEHEFEVSDFQECKLFLDSIKLSYLKQENKLRESYLIDNAIVEFDTWDKDVFPYPYIEIEAQCEKDIFDLLEKLKIDKNLATSKSLEEIKREKGLI; translated from the coding sequence ATGAAAGAAATTGAAGTAAAAGTTCTTGGAATTGATATAGAGAAAACAAAAAAAGATATCATATCATTAGGAGGAAATTTAATTAAGAAAGAATACCAGGAAAACTTTTATTATAAGCTTCCAGACAATGTGAATGAAACAAAAGGATATATTAGGATAAGAAAAATTCATAATCTATTAAATAATAGCCACAAAACTGTGCTTTGTGTAAAAAAATTATTATTCCAAGGTAAATATAGAAGTTGTGAAGAACATGAATTTGAAGTATCTGACTTTCAAGAGTGCAAGCTTTTTTTAGACTCTATTAAACTCTCCTATTTAAAACAAGAAAACAAGCTTCGTGAAAGCTATTTAATAGACAATGCAATCGTTGAATTCGATACTTGGGATAAAGATGTATTTCCTTATCCATATATTGAAATTGAAGCACAATGTGAAAAAGATATATTTGATTTACTTGAAAAGCTTAAAATAGATAAAAACTTAGCAACATCAAAGAGCCTTGAGGAAATAAAAAGGGAAAAGGGACTTATTTGA
- a CDS encoding EscU/YscU/HrcU family type III secretion system export apparatus switch protein: MKKKKAATLKYDKTYIAPKVTAIGFGEIAQKIIETAKKSDIPIVKNDELVNSLCTLSIDDYIPLELYETVAEIIAFIYSLNDTKYN; encoded by the coding sequence ATGAAAAAGAAGAAAGCAGCTACATTAAAATATGATAAAACTTATATAGCACCAAAAGTAACAGCAATAGGTTTTGGAGAAATTGCTCAGAAAATAATTGAAACTGCAAAAAAATCTGACATTCCAATTGTAAAAAATGATGAACTTGTTAATAGCTTATGCACATTATCTATTGATGATTATATACCATTAGAGCTCTATGAAACTGTTGCTGAAATCATAGCATTTATATACAGTTTAAATGATACAAAATATAATTAA
- a CDS encoding class I SAM-dependent methyltransferase codes for MKKQAIEKLGFMLQGMITRADENKSYLKAIFFIFKSGLKQYKGIYDIEKSLLNFNGKNEYMKLTNIPQYVCMEAFNYDSIEFVIEERGRKSILYADNKGVKIIKDDKEELPSDKVSTSHILNRNYYINASEASELLKEIGILTKEGKIKNDMIRKYNQIDHFVELIDEIIDDLSDEDVINVIDCGCGKSYLSFVLNYYIKEKKKKNCYFIGIDRSEKVIESSKEIAKRLNYKNMEFICEDINNYLPNRKIDMVISLHACDTATDMALGLALRTKSKAIVCVPCCHKELLEQYNFNEIEPIIKHGIFKARFADILTDGIRALLLESQGYKVSVVEYISPLETPKNLLIRAKKVSDKNLKALEEYKAIKKKLSINPYLERYINL; via the coding sequence ATGAAAAAACAGGCAATTGAAAAATTAGGTTTTATGCTACAAGGGATGATTACAAGAGCTGATGAGAATAAAAGTTATTTAAAAGCAATTTTTTTTATTTTTAAATCTGGTTTAAAGCAGTATAAAGGTATATATGATATTGAAAAATCTTTGCTTAATTTCAACGGAAAAAATGAATATATGAAATTAACAAATATACCTCAATATGTTTGCATGGAAGCATTTAATTATGATTCAATCGAATTTGTTATTGAGGAAAGGGGAAGGAAATCAATATTATATGCAGATAATAAGGGTGTGAAAATTATAAAAGATGATAAAGAAGAGCTACCTTCTGATAAAGTTTCAACATCACATATACTAAACAGAAATTACTATATAAATGCCTCTGAGGCATCAGAACTTCTAAAAGAAATTGGAATATTAACAAAAGAAGGCAAAATTAAAAATGACATGATAAGGAAATATAATCAGATTGATCATTTTGTTGAGCTTATTGATGAAATTATTGATGATCTTTCTGATGAAGATGTGATTAATGTTATTGACTGTGGGTGTGGGAAATCCTATTTGTCCTTTGTACTTAACTACTACATAAAAGAGAAGAAAAAGAAAAATTGCTATTTTATTGGAATAGATAGAAGTGAAAAGGTTATAGAATCATCAAAGGAAATAGCAAAGAGACTTAATTATAAGAATATGGAATTTATATGTGAAGATATAAATAATTATCTACCTAATAGAAAGATTGATATGGTAATAAGCCTCCATGCCTGTGATACTGCAACAGATATGGCTTTAGGGCTTGCTTTAAGAACAAAGTCAAAAGCCATTGTTTGTGTTCCTTGCTGTCATAAAGAATTATTAGAGCAATATAACTTTAATGAAATTGAACCTATTATAAAGCATGGAATTTTTAAAGCCAGATTTGCAGATATCTTGACGGACGGCATACGTGCCTTACTTCTTGAAAGCCAAGGATATAAAGTATCAGTAGTAGAATATATATCCCCACTTGAAACTCCTAAAAATCTTTTGATAAGGGCAAAGAAAGTTTCAGACAAGAATTTAAAAGCTTTAGAAGAGTATAAAGCTATTAAAAAGAAATTAAGCATTAATCCCTACCTTGAGAGGTATATAAATCTATAA
- a CDS encoding DUF5685 family protein: MFGYVLPFKPELKIKEYNIFKSYYCGVCRAIGDKSIISRFALTYDMTFLSLLLSSIYEDEQIFRKRFCFYKMRNVVLAEPNLYIKYAADMNIILYNRKLIDNYLDTKNPIYILLSNMLKSKQYADIVNEKIQRIDNQLNELRKLERLKCNSIDEVGHCFANITAEIFSIYDDKYNKILRQFGYNIGKWIYTIDAFDDIEKDIKNNNYNPCIYKFNYKGNDPKKFKMSIKENIEFTLFMCLNEISKAFELLELKRNRGIIENIVYIGLERKTMNIIEGGCNCEKSL; this comes from the coding sequence ATGTTTGGATATGTATTACCTTTTAAACCTGAGCTTAAAATAAAAGAGTATAATATATTTAAATCATATTATTGTGGTGTATGCAGAGCAATTGGAGATAAATCTATTATTTCTCGCTTTGCACTAACTTATGATATGACTTTCTTATCATTATTATTATCATCAATATATGAAGATGAGCAAATATTCAGAAAGAGGTTTTGCTTTTATAAAATGAGAAATGTTGTTCTAGCAGAACCTAATTTATATATAAAATATGCAGCTGATATGAACATAATTTTATATAATAGGAAACTAATAGATAATTATTTAGATACAAAAAATCCGATTTACATTTTATTATCTAATATGTTAAAATCTAAACAATATGCAGATATTGTAAATGAAAAAATTCAAAGAATTGATAATCAGCTAAATGAGCTTAGAAAACTTGAAAGGCTAAAATGTAACAGTATTGATGAAGTAGGGCACTGTTTTGCAAATATAACAGCAGAGATTTTTTCGATATATGATGATAAATATAATAAAATATTAAGGCAGTTCGGCTATAACATTGGTAAGTGGATATATACTATTGATGCATTTGACGACATTGAAAAGGATATAAAAAATAATAATTATAATCCCTGTATCTATAAATTTAATTATAAAGGTAACGATCCAAAGAAATTTAAAATGAGTATTAAGGAAAACATAGAATTTACTCTTTTTATGTGTTTAAATGAGATATCAAAAGCCTTTGAGCTTTTAGAATTAAAAAGAAATAGAGGAATAATTGAAAATATAGTATATATAGGTCTTGAACGTAAAACTATGAATATAATTGAAGGAGGATGTAATTGTGAGAAATCCTTATGA
- a CDS encoding HAD family hydrolase, translating to MLNNIKAVIFDMDGTIIDSMWVWKQVDMDYLKKRGIPLPDDLQKSIEGLSFTETAIYFKNRFSIKESIDEIKNEWLNMVKDYYESVIEAKKGVKEFLSFLKENNYKVGMATSNYIELVKSVLTRNDILHYFDCIVTTCEVPRDKSFPDVFLETAKRLKVSPNECLVFEDTISAVQGAKLAGMKVVGVYDCYGTCTPEELSNATEMLIEDFECILNKYCKK from the coding sequence ATGCTAAATAATATAAAAGCTGTAATATTTGACATGGATGGAACTATAATAGACTCAATGTGGGTTTGGAAGCAAGTCGATATGGATTATTTAAAAAAAAGAGGGATACCCCTTCCAGATGATCTTCAAAAATCTATAGAAGGGCTTAGCTTTACTGAAACTGCCATATATTTCAAAAATAGATTTTCAATTAAAGAAAGTATAGATGAAATAAAAAACGAATGGCTTAATATGGTTAAAGACTATTATGAATCAGTTATAGAAGCTAAAAAAGGAGTTAAAGAATTTTTAAGTTTCTTAAAAGAAAACAACTACAAAGTCGGAATGGCTACAAGCAATTATATTGAGCTTGTTAAATCTGTTTTAACTCGCAATGATATACTCCATTATTTTGATTGCATTGTAACAACCTGTGAAGTACCAAGGGATAAATCCTTCCCTGATGTTTTCCTTGAAACAGCAAAAAGGTTAAAGGTTTCTCCTAATGAATGCCTTGTTTTTGAAGATACTATTTCAGCTGTTCAAGGTGCAAAACTTGCAGGTATGAAAGTAGTAGGGGTATATGACTGTTATGGAACATGCACTCCCGAAGAGCTATCTAATGCAACTGAAATGTTAATAGAAGATTTTGAATGTATATTAAATAAATATTGTAAAAAATAG
- a CDS encoding heavy-metal-associated domain-containing protein has protein sequence MREYSFIIPSMHDEISAKDVRSIITGIRGIEEVDVDYEDGTVNVYYDENQVIIDKIRYAVEKQGYTIKNL, from the coding sequence GTGAGGGAATATTCTTTTATAATTCCATCAATGCATGATGAGATTTCAGCAAAGGATGTAAGAAGCATAATAACGGGTATTAGAGGAATTGAAGAAGTTGACGTTGATTATGAGGATGGGACTGTAAACGTATATTATGATGAAAATCAAGTTATTATTGATAAAATAAGGTATGCAGTAGAAAAACAAGGTTATACCATAAAAAATCTATAA